Genomic DNA from Streptomyces sp. AM 2-1-1:
CACCGCCCGACAGGCGCTGCCCACCCTCCGCGAGGCCTACCGAGCGGCCTCCCAGCTGTACGAGAAGGTCGGCGTCGGCGCCGACCTCCGCGCCGAACAGGCACGGGCCGAGAGCGACGAGAGCGCCGCCCTCTCCGAACTCGACCGCCTCAGCAACAAGGTCCGCACCCGCGCCGCCCAGCTCCTCGAAGGCACCGACGGCGCCGACGGCCCCTCCCGGCAGGCGGCGGCCACCCGCGCCGAATCGCTCGTCCAGCTCCTGGAGACCCGCGCCTCCACCGCCAGCGAGCAGCTGGGCCGGCTGCGCGGCGAGGCCGAACGCCTCGCGCCCGAGGACCACGCCCCGCACCACACCGAACTGCCCGAGGAACTCGTCCCGGCCGACGCGGAGCGGGCCCAGGCCCTGCTGCGCACCGCCACCGGCGAACTCTCCGCCGCCACCGCGGCCCTGGACACCGCCCGCGCCGCCCACGCCGAGCTGCTGCGCGCCCACCGCACCGCCGAGGACTCCGCCGGCGGCTTCGACGAGACCGCCGCCCTCCTGCGCGATCTCCTGCGCGACCACGGGACGGAGGACGAGGAGGACGCACCCGAGCCCCACCCCGGCACCCTGGACGAGGCCCGGACCTCCGCAGCCGAGGCGCGCCGCTCACTGCGCGGCTGCGCGGCCGACCTCTCCGCCGCCGAGAGCGCGGTCCGGGAGGCGAGCGACATCCTCGTACGGCACGCCAACTCCACCCGCTACGAGCAGGTCCGCACCCCCGCCCGCCAGCAGATCCGCGAACTCCCGGCCTCGGCCCTGCCCGACCACGCGCAGAAGTGGGCGGACGCCTTCGCCCCCCGGCTCCGCGTCCTGACCGACGAACTCGCCCAGCTGGAACGCAACCGGGACTCCATCGTCGACCGGCTGCGCGGTCTGGTGGAGTCCTCCCTCGCCACCCTGCGCTCCGCACAGCGGCTCTCCCGCCTCCCCGAGGGACTGGGGGAGTGGTCCGGGCAGGAGTTCCTGCGCATCCGCTTCGAGGAACCCGACCAGGCGACCCTGAGCGAGCGGCTCGGAGAGGTCATCGACGAGGCGACGCACTCCGCGCTCAAGAAGAACGCCGACCTGCGCCGCGACGGCATGTCCCTGCTGCTGCGCGGGGTGGAGGCGGCGCTCCGGCCCAAGGGCATCGCCGTGGAGATCCTCAAGCCGGACGCCGTGCTCCGCGCCGAGCGCGTACCCGTGGGGCAGATGGGGGACGTGTTCTCCGGTGGCCAGCTGCTCACCGCGGCCATCGCGCTGTACTGCACCATGGCGGCGCTCCGCAGCAACGACCGGGGCCGCGACCGGCACCGGCACGCCGGCACGCTCTTCCTCGACAACCCCATCGGCCGCGCCAACGCCACCTACCTGCTGGAGCTCCAGCGCGCGGTGTCGGACGCGCTCGGCGTCCAACTCCTCTACACGACCGGCCTGTTCGACACGACGGCGCTCGCCGAGTTCCCGCTGGTGATCAGGCTCCGCAACGACGCCGACCTGCGCGCCGGGCTCAAGTACATCAGTGTGGAGGAGCACCTGCGGCCGGGACTGCCGCAGCAGGACCCCGGGGGGGAGACCGTGCACGGGGAGATCACCGCCACCCGGATGTTCAGGCGGAGCACGGAGCCGGGGCCGGCCTGACGGGCGGGCCGCTCACGCGCGCAGGCTCCACGGGACGTGCCCGTGGAGCCTTCCGGCCGGGTGACTCCCGGCCGGATCCCGTCCGCGCGCCATCCGGGCCCGGGGCACCGGTGGCGCGCGGACGGGATCCCGGTTCAGACCCGGGAGAGCCGGCCCGCCCCGCTGTGCCGGCGTATGCCCGCGGCGCCCTCGCGGAGCGCCCGGCGCTCCGCGCGCCGGGCCCGTCGGCGCTCGCGCCGCATCCGGCGCGCGGTGCTGCTCGGTACCGACACCACGCCGTGCCGTTGGTTCCACACCTGACGGGTCACCCAGACGTCCAGCACCGACCACGTCGCCCCGACCGTGCCGGCCACCGCGCCGAGCGCCATGGGGAAGGCGAGCCAGGACCCCGCCATGGTGCACAGAAAGGCCACCATCGCCTGGATGAGCGTCAGCGAGACGATGATCACGGCGCGGACCGCCGCCGTGCGGACCGGATCGGGCATCCGTCTGCGGTCCGCCTCCTCCTCCACCCACAGTTGGCGTGGCACGCGCGCCTCGCGTACGGGTGCGGCGTCCGACGACGCGGCGCCCCGGCGTTCCCGAGTGCTCAAAGGACCTTCAACTCCCCACCGCTGAACGACTTGAGGGTGACTGCCCGGCTTCCCGCGCTTCTACGCCGACCGGCCGGGCCGTCCGTGGCGGCGGCGACTGCCGTTCTGCCGCACCGGCCTCCGGCGTGACTCCTGCCCCGTACGGAAGGACGAATGCGCGGGCGCGGAGATTCCCCGAGTGGGCAACGAATCACCCGTTCAAGGGTCACGAAACACAGGGTTCCGGCCAACTGTCCGGTACCGGATTTCCCGCTGCGGAGTCCCGGCTTTCCCGTTCACGTGGACTTCCGCGCATTTCCGGTGCCGGGTTCCGCGTCGGGAAATGGGGAGCGATTCGCGTCAACTCCCCACCAGAAGGCCGAAAATCGCCCGGACGGTCCTTCGAGTTGTCAGAGTGTCGGTAGTAGGCTCGCGCCGTTTGCAGACGCGGGACCGACGGACACGCCCCCGGGGTGCGGGGGTCGAGCTGGGGGAGGCCATGCGCTTTCGCGGGAAGTCCATCCGCAGGAAGATCGCGGCACTGCTTCTCGTGCCCCTCGTCTCCCTCACCGCGCTCTGGGCGTTCGCCACCTACGTGACCGGGCGCCAGGCCAACCAGTTGATGAACGCGAGCGCCATCGTCGAGAAGGTGGGCCACCCCCTGGAGGAGGCGGTCCGCTCCCTCCAGGACGAACGCCGCCAGACACTCGTCTTCCTCGCGGACCCCCGGGCCTCCGACGCGCTGCCGCTGCTGCGCCGTCAGCACGCGGTCACCGACCGGACGGTGGCCGAGATCCGCGACGGTGCCGGCCGCGACGACATCCGCGAAGAGCTGAGCAGCGACGCCCAGGGCCGCCTCGACGCCGTACTCAGCGCGGCCGACGGTCTCCCCGCGCTCCGCCGGTCGGTGGAGAACCGGGGCATAACCCGACTGCGCGCCCTGGACTTCTACGACCGTCTCGTCGACCCCGCCTACCGCTTCCTCACCGGTCTGCGCACCATGGAACACGTCTCCCTGGACAAGCAGGTCCGCGCGCTGGTCGGGGTCTCCCGGGCCCGCGAACTCCTCTCCCGCGAAGACGCGTTGGTCGCCTCCGGCCTCCTCACCTCACGGCTCACCGACGCCGATCTGCGCCAGGTGGCCGCCCTCGTCGCCCAGCGCGAACTGCTCTACCAGGTCAACCTGGACATGCTCCCCGCCGCCGAGCGCCTGCGCGTCGAACGGTTCTGGGCCTCTCCCGACACCGAGCCCCTGCGCACCGCCGAGAACGCCCTCGTCGCGGGCGGCGAGGCCCGGGACCGCGCGGGCATCGACCCGGCACGCTGGCAGCGCGCCGCGCCCCCGGTCCTGGACCGGCTGGCCAACGACTACACCGAGATGACCAACCGCTTCCAGGACCGGGCCCAACCCGCCGGCTACCGGGTGCTCGCCCTCGCCGGAGTGGCCGGGGTCCTCGGCTTCCTGGCCCTGCTCGTCTCGGTCTTCGTCTCGGTACGGATCGGGCGCGAGCTGGTCCGCGACCTCTCCCGGCTCCGCAAGGAGGCCCACGAGGCGTCGGGGGTACGCCTGCCGGGCGTCATGCGCCGGCTCGCGGCGGGGGAGCAGATCGACGTGGAGACCGAGGCACCGCACCTGAGTTACGAACCCGACGAGATCGGGCAGGTCGGCCAGGCGCTCAACACCCTCCAGCGGGCCGCCGTCGAAGCCGCCGTCAAGCAGGCCGACATGCGGCGCGGGGTCTCCGAGGTCTTCGTCAACCTCGCCCGCCGCAACCAGGTGCTGCTGCACCGGCAACTGACCCTGCTCGACGCGATGGAGCGGCGTACCGAGAGCGACGAGGAGCTCGCCGACCTCTTCCGCCTCGACCACCTCACCACCCGCATGCGCCGGCACGCCGAGGGCCTGGTGATCCTCTCCGGCGCCGCTCCGTCCCGCCAGTGGCGCAAGCCGGTCCAGCTGATGGACGTGGTGCGAGCAGCCGTCGCGGAGGTCGAGGACTACGAGCGGATCGAGGTGCGCAGGCTCCCGCGCATCGGCGTCGGCGGACCGGCCGTCACCGACCTGACCCACCTCATCGCCGAACTGCTGGAGAATGCCACGGCGTTCTCCCCGCCCCACACCGGCGTGCAGGTGCACGGCGAACGCGTCTCCAACGGCTTCACGCTCGAGATCCACGACCGCGGACTCGGCATGACCCCCGAGATCCTGCTGGACGCGAATCTGCGGCTCGCCGAGACCCCCGATTTCGAACTCTCCGACACCGACCGGCTCGGCCTCTTCGTCGTCAGTCGGCTGGCCCAGCGCCAGAAGGTGCGCGTCTCGCTGCAGAAGTCCCCGTACGGCGGCACCACGGCGGTCGTCTTCATCCCCGCGGCGCTGCTCACCGAGGCACCGGAGACGCACGGCACCGGCTTCCGGCTCGACCGCAGGACCGAGCGCGCCCTGCCCGGGCCGCGCCGCGAGCAGCGGACCCCCGGCTCACCGTCCCCGCTCTCCCCGGCTCCGGGGGGGAACGTGCCGATCGACGGGCCGGTCGAGCTGGAGGCGCCGGTGGGGCCGCGCGAACGCGCGTCGGCCGCCCGCGACCGGGACCGGGCGCTCGACCCTGCCCTCTCCCCGGTCCTCGACGGCCTCGGCGATCTGGAGGACAGCGAGAGCGAGCGCGGCGGCCTCTTCCGCGCCCGGTCCCCGCGCCGCAGCGGTGCCCCGCGCCGGGGAGACGAACCGGAGCAGCACCAGCAGGCGGGCGACGAGCGCGAGGGCCCCGCGCCGGCCGTCCGCCCGATGCGGTTCGACGGTCCCGCGCCGCTGCCCCGCCGCACGCCGCCCTCCCTCGTCGCCGAGCACGGCCGCCGCATCGGCGCCCCCCGGCCCGGCGGGCCCACCCGCTCGGTCCCCCGGGAAGCCGACGCGGCCCCGGCCGTGCCCCCGGCCCCCTCCCTGACCCCGGCCCCCGCTCCGGCGCCCCCGCCGTCGTGGCCGGACGCCGAGCCCGTGTCGGTCCGGGCCACCCACGACACCGTCGGTGGCCTGCCCCGGCGCATCCGCCAGGCGAGCCTCGTGCCGCAGCTCCGCGAGGAGGCGGAGGACCGCACCGCGCAGGAGGCCCCCGCCACCGAACGCGACGACGTCCAGCGCGAGGCCGAACACGTACGCGACCGCATGGCCTCGCTCCAGCGCGGCTGGCAGCGAGGACGCCGGCAGAACGCAGGCGAGACGACCGACACGGGCGACTCAGACCCAGGACCACCACCGGGAGGGGACGGTCGATGACCGCACCGCACGCCGCCGCACACGACTCCGAACGCAGGGGGTCGGGCGAACTCAACTGGCTGCTCGACGAACTCGTCGACCGGGTGTCCAGCATCCGCCAGGCGCTGGTCCTGTCGCGGGACGGACTCGCCACCGGCACATCCCGGGACCTGAGCCGGGAGGACAGCGAACACCTCGCCGCCGTCGCCTCCGGTTTCCACAGCCTGGCCAAGGGGGTCGGCCGTCACTTCGACGCGGGCCAGGTGCGCCAGACGGTCGTCGAGCTCGACGAGGCGTTCCTCTTCGTCACCGCGGCCGGCGACGGAAGCTGCCTCGCCGTGCTGGCCGACGCGGACTCCGACGTGGGCCAGGTGGCGTACGAGATGACGCTCATGGTCAAGCGCGTGGGGGCCCACCTGGTCAACGCACCCCGAACCTCCGGTACGTCCTCCGGAGGGTGAGGGGATGGCATGAGCGCAGACCCGGCCGGGGACACCGTCCCCGGATCGCCGGCCGCCGCCTCCGGCGTCCGCTCCCTGCCCTGGTTCGACGCGGACGCGGGGCCGGTGGTGCGCCCGTACGCGATGACCCGGGGACGCACCGGCGGCGCCGTCCGCCTGAGACTCGATCTGATAGCGGTCGTCGTCCCCGAGCCCGCCGCCGACGACCCGGACCGCGACGCGACCCTCTCCCCGGAGCACGTGGAGATCGTCGAACTCTGCTGCGCCGTGCCCCAGTCGATCGCCGAACTGGCCGCCGGTCTGGACCTCCCCGTCGGGGTGGTGCGGGTCCTGGTGGCCGATCTCGTCGACGAGGCGCTGGTGCAGGTGACCCGACCCGTTCCGCCGGCCGAGCTGCCGGACGTGAACCTTCTGCGCGAGGTGATCAATGGCCTTCGGGCGCTCTGACCGCCGCAGGCGGACCGCCGCGCCCGTCACCCTGAAGATCCTGGTGGCGGGCGGCTTCGGCGTGGGCAAGACGACGCTGGTGGGCGCGGTCAGCGAGATCAGACCGCTGCGCACGGAGGAGCACCTCACCGAGGCCGGGCGGCCCGTCGACGACATCACCGGGGTGGAGACCAAGCGGACCACCACCGTGGCGATGGACTTCGGGCGCATCACCCTCCGCGAGGAGCTGGTGCTCTACCTCTTCGGCACCCCGGGGCAGGAACGTTTCTGGTTCCTCTGGGACGAGTTGGCGCAGGGCTCGCTGGGCGCAGTCGTCCTCGCGGACACCCGCCGCCTGGAGGAGTGCTTCTCGGCCGTCGACTACTTCGAACGCCGGTCGATCCCGTTCGCGGTGGCCGTCAACTGCTTCGAAGGGGCGGAGACCTTCCCCACCGGCATCGTGCGGGCCGCGCTCGACCTCGGGCGGGACGTCCCGGTCCTGCTCTGCGACGCCCGTGACCGGTCCTCGGTCCGCGACGTCCTGGTGGAGCTGGTCGAGCACGCGCTCGCCCGGGCCGCGCGTCCCCGGGAACCCGCCGACGCCTGAGACAGCCGCCGCCGGCGGGAAAGCGCCCCGGACACGGTGGATGTTCCTCCGCACCGGTCCCACCGCTCTGCCCGGGCGGCGGGCGCCGCGACCGGTGGGGTCATCCGGCGGCGTTCCGGCCGGTGTTCTCCGCGAGCCACTTCGCGGCGGTCTCCGCCAGCTCGGCGTCGCGCCCGGCGAGCATCGTCGCGATCATCCGCGCGTCTCCGCGCAACGACCAGGCCGGGTGGCCGAAGGTTGCCGGATTGTTCCCCTCGATCAGGAAATGGGCGGGCCACGCCGTCCCGTAACCGATGAGCGGCAGGGCGGCCGCGTACCGCTTCCGGCCGCGCGCCAGCCCGTAGACCGTGAGCGCGAGCCCGGTCAGCGTTCCGGTCAGATGGACCCACCGCGTCGCCGCCTTCGAGTGCATCGCGACGTAGTAGGGCCAGAACTCATCGTACGAATCGAACGTCTGCTGCGTCATAGGGGCAAGGTAACGGCTCCGGCCGTCGGGGGACACCGTCCGGCGGCCGGCCCCGCGAGGGCGGTGCCGGCCGCACGGGCCGCCTCCCTCAGCGGCCCGACAGTGAGCGCCGGGCGACCGGGAAGTCGAAGTAGGTGTCCGGGAAGAGTTCCGGCTTGAAGGTGTAGTGCCACCACTCCTCGGCCAGGTTGACGAAGCCGAGGCCGGTGAGGGTCCCCTTCAGTACCTGCCGGTTCTCCCGCTGGATCCCCTGGACGCGCGGGTCGTCGGTGTGCGAGAGCGTGTCGAAGCAGTCGTAACCCGTGCCCATGTCCACCGAATTGTCGGGGAACCGCTCCGCGCGGGGCCCGAAGCAGGGGGACAGCGGTTCGCCCGGCCGGTACGCCCCGGTCGGTGCGGCCGGCAGCCGCACCAGCGTCAGGTCGACCGTACTGCCCCTGCTGTGCCCGGACTTCTCCGCGATGTAACCGTCCTCGAACAGCCGTGACTTGTCCACGCGGGGGTAGAACTCGTCCTTCATGGCCTGGTCGTCGAGGTCCTT
This window encodes:
- a CDS encoding nitrate- and nitrite sensing domain-containing protein, with amino-acid sequence MRFRGKSIRRKIAALLLVPLVSLTALWAFATYVTGRQANQLMNASAIVEKVGHPLEEAVRSLQDERRQTLVFLADPRASDALPLLRRQHAVTDRTVAEIRDGAGRDDIREELSSDAQGRLDAVLSAADGLPALRRSVENRGITRLRALDFYDRLVDPAYRFLTGLRTMEHVSLDKQVRALVGVSRARELLSREDALVASGLLTSRLTDADLRQVAALVAQRELLYQVNLDMLPAAERLRVERFWASPDTEPLRTAENALVAGGEARDRAGIDPARWQRAAPPVLDRLANDYTEMTNRFQDRAQPAGYRVLALAGVAGVLGFLALLVSVFVSVRIGRELVRDLSRLRKEAHEASGVRLPGVMRRLAAGEQIDVETEAPHLSYEPDEIGQVGQALNTLQRAAVEAAVKQADMRRGVSEVFVNLARRNQVLLHRQLTLLDAMERRTESDEELADLFRLDHLTTRMRRHAEGLVILSGAAPSRQWRKPVQLMDVVRAAVAEVEDYERIEVRRLPRIGVGGPAVTDLTHLIAELLENATAFSPPHTGVQVHGERVSNGFTLEIHDRGLGMTPEILLDANLRLAETPDFELSDTDRLGLFVVSRLAQRQKVRVSLQKSPYGGTTAVVFIPAALLTEAPETHGTGFRLDRRTERALPGPRREQRTPGSPSPLSPAPGGNVPIDGPVELEAPVGPRERASAARDRDRALDPALSPVLDGLGDLEDSESERGGLFRARSPRRSGAPRRGDEPEQHQQAGDEREGPAPAVRPMRFDGPAPLPRRTPPSLVAEHGRRIGAPRPGGPTRSVPREADAAPAVPPAPSLTPAPAPAPPPSWPDAEPVSVRATHDTVGGLPRRIRQASLVPQLREEAEDRTAQEAPATERDDVQREAEHVRDRMASLQRGWQRGRRQNAGETTDTGDSDPGPPPGGDGR
- a CDS encoding roadblock/LC7 domain-containing protein, coding for MTAPHAAAHDSERRGSGELNWLLDELVDRVSSIRQALVLSRDGLATGTSRDLSREDSEHLAAVASGFHSLAKGVGRHFDAGQVRQTVVELDEAFLFVTAAGDGSCLAVLADADSDVGQVAYEMTLMVKRVGAHLVNAPRTSGTSSGG
- a CDS encoding DUF742 domain-containing protein, which gives rise to MSADPAGDTVPGSPAAASGVRSLPWFDADAGPVVRPYAMTRGRTGGAVRLRLDLIAVVVPEPAADDPDRDATLSPEHVEIVELCCAVPQSIAELAAGLDLPVGVVRVLVADLVDEALVQVTRPVPPAELPDVNLLREVINGLRAL
- a CDS encoding ATP/GTP-binding protein; translation: MAFGRSDRRRRTAAPVTLKILVAGGFGVGKTTLVGAVSEIRPLRTEEHLTEAGRPVDDITGVETKRTTTVAMDFGRITLREELVLYLFGTPGQERFWFLWDELAQGSLGAVVLADTRRLEECFSAVDYFERRSIPFAVAVNCFEGAETFPTGIVRAALDLGRDVPVLLCDARDRSSVRDVLVELVEHALARAARPREPADA
- a CDS encoding DUF962 domain-containing protein, which gives rise to MTQQTFDSYDEFWPYYVAMHSKAATRWVHLTGTLTGLALTVYGLARGRKRYAAALPLIGYGTAWPAHFLIEGNNPATFGHPAWSLRGDARMIATMLAGRDAELAETAAKWLAENTGRNAAG
- a CDS encoding M15 family metallopeptidase yields the protein MTTLTSFGTALRALTVAACALLAATVATPAARARPEPKAPDGFVALRSVDPTIIEEIRYATPHTFLGVAVDGYRQPMCVLTRPAAEALHRAQTALRREGYSLKVYDCYRPQRAVDHFVRWAKDLDDQAMKDEFYPRVDKSRLFEDGYIAEKSGHSRGSTVDLTLVRLPAAPTGAYRPGEPLSPCFGPRAERFPDNSVDMGTGYDCFDTLSHTDDPRVQGIQRENRQVLKGTLTGLGFVNLAEEWWHYTFKPELFPDTYFDFPVARRSLSGR